ATTCTCGATTCACAAAGTCCTGAGGTAGGTATTTATTCATTTCCGTGTGActtttttttgctgaatttTACTTAACAAGGGGCAGGTTGTGATTAGGCTCACCGATCACTAACAGCACTTGGACCAATCAGAGATGAGAAGTCTTTGACTGCTATAAAGTTAACTTCATATTTGATATTCAATTTTCCTGCTGTAATATCTTTGATTCTGCTGCCAGTGTGCCTTTCCAGCTTCGGCAGTAGCCACTGTATTCTTCATCATTGTATATTTGATTCTTTCGTATTTTTCCAAAGTTCTCTCACATTTCAGTGATATACTCAGCCCTGTTGACATCCACACTTGTGTAATTAGCCGATCATTGTATACGGCATGCTTTTATGTACATGTACTTGAAGAAATTTTGTAGTTTCACTAAGAACCTGGCTCAACAGAGCCTACTAGATTGCTGATAGTTGTGATATTGAGCTGCAACATAGAATTAAAGTTCAGTATAGTACACCATTTTGTCTGTtggttaaagaaaaaaaaagtaacattGACCTTTATTAATGTTTGACCTTCATGATTTAAAAGACTTTTCAAAAAAGACGTTTGAGCAAAACTGAGTTGAATTGAAATTGAATCAAATTGGCTTCTGAAATCAGATTGAATTCTGAGGTGAGAGTTGGTTCCAGGCCTAGTTATGGTCAAGTTTAGGGTTGGGCCTTGACAATGCTTTTATACAGTAAAGACCAAGCAAAATTTGTTTtgtgacttttatttaaattggttGGTCACATGTAACAAGAGCTGGGCAGCCAGGATGAGACATGGATTCTGTCAAAAACAAAATCCTGCATCCATCTAAACCTGTAAGCTCTGCCTTTCCTACACAAAATGAAAGATCATACAATACACCTAATTAACCCAAAATAGCCATACAGAGTGAAAAGCAAAAGTCACCCATGCGCATGCAAAGTCATACGTAACATAAGAACTACTTTTATATTGACATAGTTCATTTGTAAGGTGTGTTAAATGGATGATAACCTGTCTGAGAGTTAAACACTTTAAATCATAAAGACTTCAGTAATAATAATGGCAAAGAGTTTTACTCATATACAACTGATATTGTTCATTTGGAGTTTTTAGCTCCTTAAAATTGTATGGCATTATTATGTTTACCTTTCTTCAGGCGGTAAAAACTCGAGTGGCTGCACCTTGATCCTCACGGAGGGAGACTCGGCCAAGACGCTGGCTGTGTCTGGGCTGAGTATTGTGGGGCGTGATCGCTATGGAGTGTTTCCTCTGCGTGGTAAAATGCTCAATGTGCGGGAGGCCTCTCACAAGCAGGTGAGATCTGCACTTATGAGTGGGAAGAAAATACTTCAAAAGCTATTTTTCCTATACATAGTTAAATGGAACTTGAGTGCTCTCTTTAGGGGTTCATTAAATTTGAGTTTAAttcacacacttcatttctatggaaatATATTTTACCCTTCCATCATAGTTGTCCAGCATTTTCTATCTGTTAATTGCCAGATTTCTGTACAACTGTACATTTGTCATCATTACCCTTTGAAGTTTGATTTTTGAGAGTATAACCAGTCCTTCTCTCCATCTAATTTATGAGAAATACTGGTCACTATGCAGGCTTTCTTGAGACTGGAACATAAAAATGCCagaagcactgacttgttttttgAAGCCTGTAAGAATCATGTGTCAGCATTTACATACTAATTCATTTTTCAGTATATACCGACCATTTTTTGTCATTCTTATGAAGCACTTTCTATAAATTTCACTGCTCAGACCAGGGTTTCTTAAATCTGATAGTCAGTCTAAATCTAGCTGAGTTGCTCAGGAGTGTGTATTTAAGGTGTAGGTCAGCTCTTTTAGCCCTTCATGTAAGGCATCAACTTAATGCTTGTTCCATTTAACGCAGAAAAATGTATGTGTAAGTGCCTTTTTCCATTCTCCTTGCCTCCTGTAGATCATGGAGAATGCTGAGATCAACAATATCATCAAGATCTTGGGGCTTCAATACAGGAAGAACTACAGTGACCCAGAATCCCTTAAAACCTTGCGTTACGGCAGGCTTATGATCATGACAGATCAGGTTGGCTGTATGATAATGTTTTACGTGTCTGCAGTTAAATGCAAAGCTGTGAAATTAATGCTAAGAGCACCTCCTCTGGGTTATTTTATCTTTATGAACATTTCTTGCTGCATCCTCTCCCTGCTGGACAGGATCAGGATGGCTCTCATATCAAAGGACTCCTCATTAACTTCATCCATCATAATTGGCCCTCCCTGCTGCGTCACAACTTCTTGGAGGAGTTCATCACACCCATTATCAAGGTATTTTTCCAAAATGTGTGAATCCAAGAAGCAGTTCactaatcatgtatttaacatttgtgCAACTGCTTAAATGGAAGGTATGCAGgcagttacattttaatgcaaGTAGGTAATCTTGTGTTAAGATCCTTGTGATTGTTCAGTGTGGAGATGAGGAATTTGCAATACTAGAATAATGAAGCAGTACATTCGCACCATTTATAAATTGCAAGTAATATGGACCATCcttaaacaaaaaaatctaatacTGTTTCAGGTGTCTAATAAGAAGGAGGAGTTGTCCTTTTACAGTATACCAGAGTTCACAGAGTGGAAAGAAAACCATCCCAACTTCAGATCCTGGAAAATCAAGTACTACAAAGGTTTGTCATAAAACCCTGTGTGGTAGTACAGCTGGCCATGTAAGCATCCGCTTTTAataatttccttattgttcACGTGGAGGGGCCAATTGTCATTTGTTGAGTGGGATAAGTATATAGTTTTGGCAGTGGCTCACTTAGTCATTTGCACCGTTTAGTGCCCCCAGAGTTGTACTTCCCTGGACTCAAGACCTTTGCTTTTTCATGTAGGTCTGGGTACCAGCACTTCAAAGGAAGCGAAGGAGTACTTCTCTGACATGGAGAGGCATCGCATTCCTTTTAAGTATTCTGGACCCGCTGATGATGATGCAATTACCCTGGTGAGCACTTAAATATCCTGTGTGCTTTACTGTGTTAACATAGGCCTGTGCTTCTAAATATTACTGCTTgtttttgaaaatgaaattaacagACAAAAGTCATTTATCACTTGATATTTTGCTAGATGTAATTTATGTCAAGTACCCTGCTTAGGAATACTTCAGATGGAGCCAATCAAGGGCTAGAGTCTGCAATCATTGAGTTCATGTCCTGAGAGAACCCACTACTGATCATTCCTTGTGGTTGTTACATATCAAGTATGTGATTCATGTAGGTCATGAGCTTATTATTTTTGATGTGTTTCTGATTAGGCCTTTAGTAAGAAGATGGTTGAGCAGCGCAAAGAGTGGCTGACCAGTTTTATGGTCGACAGGCGTCAGAGACGGGAACACAACCTGCCAGAGGTGAGAAATCGGCCATTGCAAGCCTGAACTTCACTGGTACACTTGGGTGacttccagttttttttccatcaaaCCTTCACTTTTTTTCCCTCACTCCGTAGGACTATCTGTATGGTCAAGCCACTAAGTTCCTCTCATATAATGAGTTTGTCAACAAAGAACTTGTGTTGTTCTCAAACTCTGACAATGAGAGATCTCTCCCATGTCTGGTCGATGGTAAGTTATATTTTCAAGctccttttgctatattttatatttttatagttCAAAACAGTGCAGTGAATGTTTCAGAGGTTTTAGGCAAAATTACACGGTTGCCATAAAGTATTGCTTTAAGTACAACAAGAAATGTTAAGTTGAAAAAAGTACAAATAATGTATCGTCTCCAAAGAGAAAATTCAGTATTTGTTGCCTGAAATGGCTATGTTCCCTACCAGATACCTGTGTATCTGTATGCTGACTCAGTTCTTATGTACCAGGTCTGAAGCCTGGCCAAAGAAAGGTGCTGTTTTGTTGCTTGAAGAGGAATGACAAGCGAGAGGTGAAGGTGGCCCAGCTTGCTGGTTCTGTGGCAGAAATGTCTGCCTACCATCATGGAGAGGTGAGTGGACCAGATGGGCCCTACTGTCATGTGCCAGAATTAATTTCTCAGCAGCACTTTGGTTTCTCACTTCCTAAAGCTCTCGACTTTGGTCTCAAAATTTCCTTGCTTTGCTTTATTGGAACTTTATTCATGGATATCAGTCCACTGTGAATCTGGCAACTGGTTTTAATAATTGTAAAGTCATTGCTGCAACATTTGTAAATGGCTTATCTGTCTACTTTTTCTGGCAGATGTCTCTCATGATGACCATTATTGGCCTGGCACAGAATTTTGTTGGCAGCAACAACCTCAATCTCCTGCAACCTCTGGGTCAGTTTGGCACCAGACTGCACGGTGGCAAAGATTCTGCCAGCCCTCGATACATTTTCACCATGCTCAGGTTAGCTTGGCACAAACCTTTAGTTGCAACGTTCTTGAACATTCTGCTTTCAAAGGCTTCCCACATGTTTGTGTGAAATATCTGACACCCCCTCTTTTGGGATACCTCAGTCCATTAGCCCGTCTGCTCTTCCCTGCTGTGGATGACAACCTGCTGAAGTACAACTATGATGACAATCTGCGTGTTGAGCCTGAGTGGTACATTCCCATTCTGCCAACGATATTGGTCAATGGTGCTGAGGGAATTGGCACAGGCTGGTCCAGCCGTATTCCCAACTATGATGTGCGTGAGATTGTCAGTAACATCCACCGCATGCTGAACGGAGAAGATCCACTTCCCATGGTAAGATGTTCACAAGAGTTCACACACTTTGCCTGTgggtcttttaaaataacagggagCTTGTCCTCCTTCACTCATGCAGAAGGGTGACCCATTCAGTGCATGCTATTTCATTTCAATTTTTTTGGTGTCTTCGCCTTACTTGCTTTGTAATCTCAGTTCTGAGTGCTAGAGATTAAGTTGTTTTAAATTAGTATTGAAATTCTCATTTCCGCAAAATCTAAAGCTTTGGAACACAATGAAGGTTCCTGTTCATGGAAACTTGTTTGTtcatgcagtgtttcccctaccattatatcaggggattgcccccccccctccccccaaggtcaagttaattttatttaattttattttctatatagcgtcagatcacaACAAGTCATTTagggttacctttcctatagaacaggtctatacattgtccttttattaaacaaactaaatagccttgtGTTATCTTATTTAcgcaacagcttgtcatttttttgtCTACACGGTCACGCGTTTACAAttgtcctctgctctctgtatcatGTCAGTTCCAAATGTTAAGAGAAACTTGTTTTCTTTTAGCTTCCAAATTACAAGAACTTCAATGGAACCATTGAAGAGGTGATGACCAACCAGTATATGATCAGTGGAGAGGTGGCTATTATTGACTCCACAACAATTGAAATCTCAGAGCTCCCAGTGAAGACCTGGACCCAGGTATATTTCCTTAAGCTAGCACGAGTGGTCTTGCTAATTAGTCTCAGGTACACTTACGCTGTACTGAAATGATTCAAGCCTTTTCATAGTTTGATGATAAAGATATCTCATTTGTCGTGGATTTACATCACTGTGGTCAAAACAAAGATGGCCTTTGGTGAAATGAGATACCTGCTATCCTTCCCTTCAATTGACTTAACTGATTGTTTTCTTCCCCTCAGACATACAAGGAAAATGTTCTTGAGGTGATGCTGAACGGCACAGAGAAGGTCCCAGCCCTCATCACTGATTACAAGGAATACCACACGGACACTACAGTGCGCTTTGTGGTCAAGATGACTGAGCAAAGACTGCAGGAGGCTGAAGCCGCCGGCCTGCATAAAGTCTTCAAGCTGCAGGCCCCCATGACCTGCCACTCCATGGTAGAGACTTAGCCTTTATCGTACCTATGGGGACTTTGTAGAATGTTAGCGTTCCTAGGGTTTAAAATAGTGTTAATTAGCCTGGAAGCTTTCAGTGATTTGCCACTAATGCTAATTTTTTACAATGTACTGGTAAGATGTATGTCATAAAAAGCTACAGTTACTGTGTATTTTGTAAGTTTGATTCATGGTTTGGAGGTTTAGTAGGTGGCGtcagaagtctgcttttttgTGCTGCAGGTGCTCTTTGACCATGTGGGCGGTTTGAAGAAGTATGAGACTGTCCAGGACATCTTGAAGGACTTCTTTGAGCTGCGCCTGAAGTACTACGTACTGCGTAAGGACTGGCTGGTGGGGATGCTGGAAGCTGAAAGCTGTAAGTTCAGCAATCAGGCCCGATTCATCCTGGAGAAGATACAGGGCACACTGGTCATTGGTAAGTTTTGATCATTTTTCTGCATCTTCACTAATTTCATTACAATTAACAGTGCATGTTTAAAGGCACTTTGCTGAGACAAATTTTATACTACCCCAGAAAACAAGCCCAAAAAGGAACTTATCCGCATGCTCCAGGAGATGGGCTTTGATTCTGACCCAGTTAAATCCTGGAAACAAGCCCAGGAAAAGGTATCCCTCTACATAAACTCCCATGTTCTCTCTTTTGGTTTGACTTTGATTTTCACTTTAACAATAAGCAATTTACAAATGACTCCTGCTTTTCCTAAGTCATCAGAGGTGGATGAGTCTTCAGAAGGTGAGGAAGAGAAGGAGCAAGACGCATCTGGCCCTGATTACCATTACCTGCTGAATATGCCCATGTGGTATTTGACCAAGGAGAAGAAAGAAGAATTGTGCAAACAGAGAGATGCCAAGGTCTGGCCTGCTGTTCGGTTTCTTACCATGATGTGATTTTCTCCTCAAAGTGCTTCCATGTTCTCAGGCATTATTTCTGAACCTGAATTTATAATTTTGCTGTCCATGTTATAGAATTataaatacagtggtaccttggtatACGTCCGTGTTCTGTTCCAGATCTTTGGACTTGCACCAAACAGGACATATACCAAACAAATTTTTCCCATGAGAAATAAAGGGAAAAGGATTAATTTAAacacataataaaataaatgaaacactGCTTAATACATAGATACAAAAGCGATTAGATTAAATAAATGAAGAGTGTTATAGCACGGGTTGTTCACTGAATGGTAGCAACTGGCGTATTGAAGCtcgtgggcagtggtggctttcTCTCGATTGAGGTAAGCAAGGGCAGCGTGTGGTGTCGTGACTCATTTTGACCCATATAAGTTCTAGCATGTGAGTCATATTCCAAAGAAAGGTCGCATACGAAGCAAAATTTTTCGCGTCCGAGTAGGATGTATATCAAGTTGGACTTACTCCAAAGTGGACGTatactgaggtaccactgtattcaGATTCAggatttttaaattataatttaaCAGGACATCATAACATGACTTAAGTATTTTCTATGCAGGGGGttctagctgctatttataGTTTGTTATAATATAACGATGccgtgtgactatatagctgtTCAGTTTCAGATCATTGGTTATCTTCGGTTCCCTTTAGGTGTGATTATTAAGATTGTTCCCTATCCTCAAATTTTTAAAGCTTCCTTTGTATGTAGTTGACAGAGCTGAATACCCTGAAAAGGAAAAGCCCTTCAGACTTGTGGAAAGAGGACCTGGCCACCTTCACAGAGGAACTGGATGTGAGTTGAGGCCATCtgcaaacaaaaatataaaccagTGACGTAGACGAGCAGCACGCCTCTGCAAAGCTCATGTTTACAAAACGCCTTTTCTTCTAGCGCGTGGAGGTGATGGAGAAGGAGAGCGCGGCCTTGCCAGTGAAGCAGGTGAAGGGCAAAAGTGGTCGGGCCAAAGTGGTTAAAGTGAAAGAAGAAACCCTGCCCACCCCACAGGGACGCCGTGTCGTTCCACGTGTCACTAGTGCCATGAAGGCCGATGCCACCAAGAAGGCTGATGTGAAGAAGGGTCGAAAACCAAAGGTATTACTGTCTAAGCATTCTTTTAGCCAGTATATAGCCAGGTCTTAACTCGATGTACAGTTTGCTACATTAGTGTtgtaatttacatttatttaccagATGCTTTTGCCCAAAGTCAGGCAGATACTTCTCAAGTATATAGCTGTCAAGGAATCAAGTTCTACTGCACTGAGCTTTCAGTGATTTTACCAGTAACAAGTCCAAGTTATTTTTGCAACAAGAGCTATACAACATGTTAGGTGCTAACATCAAAAAAGCTAGTGAAATCAAAGCACCATGACAGTTCTTCCAGttagaccagtggttctcaaacttggtcctcaggacccactgccctgcttgttttccagctatccatgccctacacactgctgaataactggatcaggtgtgttcagtcaatcagaagctgaaagacagctgggacttgtgtgtgggacaGGGGTTGCAGGaatacaagcagggcagtggggcccgaggaccgactttgagaaccactgtgttAGACAAATGCATAATGTCAGAAAAGACCATCCGGTGTTGCCAAGAGATCATATAAGCAAAAAACAGTCAGTGGTGATAGTCAGCAAATCAGTGGTGGCTTGATGTGCTTGATGCATTCctatgttgtttttgttgttgtgatAGTAACTTGCCGTATGGTCTTTTCCCCATGATGACTGAGCAGGCCGGTGTGGTAAAGAAGATGGAGTTTGGAGAGGAAGGTGAGGTGAATAACGATACTGACAGTAGTGAGACCGACTTAGCAGTTCGGCTAGCCAAGAAAACCAATAAAGCACCAGCTAAGGAGAAAGGTGACTTCATCCACTCTCAATTTCAAGAAACTCAGTATTGCCAGTATTTTTTAGCAACTCCTATGACTGTAATGTGTAGTATGAGTCAAATTGTAACCTGAACCCTGTTAGTTCAGAGTGGGTTGTATTATATACATGGTTAATCTGATTCGGATGTTTGTTGATTCTGGAAAAACTTTTGGTTGCAGTATCAAAGTCAATCAAGCAGACCACACTGCAATTCAAACCAGTGACCAAGCAGAAGAAAAATCCCTGGTCAGACAGTGACTCTGGTTCTGAGTTGGAGGCCATGGATGTGGCCCCCAGGGAGAAGCTGGAACGCAAGACTAAAGGTAGTTCTTAGTAGGGCTGTGTGATGTTATGATTGCCATTGCATTTTTGCACATGCAGTTCTCAGATTGCCAGGACTACGAGTGAGATCCGTGCCTGTCTTTTAACACATCTCAGTCATTCCTCGGAATTGCGCTGAGTTTCAGTACGATAAaaattttgtcctgcctctGAGTAGGACGTGAGATGTAGTTAAAAAGCTGCTTGCACCCATTCTCAGCTATGAGTACGAGTTTGCGTTTGAGAGAAAGTGACGTCACAGTTTCACAACAGCCCGAGCAAACAAACCACAATAATAGTGACATTAGAtgcataatgaataatatattcCCTTTCTGTCAAGCTGGTATCTTTTTATGAACTTCGTTGTGTGGCGTTTCCAACACGTTCTTTCCTTCTGGGAATATGCATCCCAGTCTTTGCCTGACTGCCATCATCTGGTAGCCTCTAGTATTGGTTAGGACTGCTCTGGAGCTCTTCTAAATCCTGCTCCAGAAGGTAGGACCAAAATTGCATCACCGAGACTTGGGACAGTTTTCCTACTCTGTCAGAGGAAGCAAAAGTTAGCAAACTTTGCAGCTTTTATTAGTTTATCACCACTTCTTTTGCATTAGCTCTGCATGTGCTCAGTTGTTCAGATCACTCATAGGTGCGTTTttgtgatttaataaaatgagTGGGGAGGAAAAAATCTGAACAATACTTGCTCACTAAAAGCCACTGCATGGAAATATTTTTGATTCCATAGAGAACATTTTGAGCAAAAGCAGGACTTGTGACATCACCACCAACTTATTGGAGACTTTATTGGTGG
The sequence above is a segment of the Brienomyrus brachyistius isolate T26 chromosome 5, BBRACH_0.4, whole genome shotgun sequence genome. Coding sequences within it:
- the top2a gene encoding DNA topoisomerase 2-alpha isoform X1, encoding MSSEAGGPLKALFENKVVNKTKKDDKRLSVERIYQKKTQLEHILLRPDTYIGSVEPVTQQMWVFDEDIGMNCRDVCFVPGLYKIFDEILVNAADNKQRDKTMSCIKVNIDPENNTISVWNNGKGIPVVEHKVEKVYVPALIFGQLLTSSNYDDDQKKVTGGRNGYGAKLCNIFSTKFTVETACRDSKKSFKQTWYDNMGRAGETKIKPFDGEEFTCITFQPDLSKFKMQILDKDTVALMTRRAYDVAGSSKGVKVFLNGKKLPVTGFRSYVDLYLKNKVDELGSPLTVVHEMVNERWEVCLTMSEKGFQQVSFVNSIATTKGGRHIDYVVDQVVTKLIEVVKKKNKAGVAVKPFQVKNHIWLFVNCLIENPTFDSQTKENMTLQQKTFGSTCPLSVKFFKSATNCGIVESIMNWVKFKAQTQLNKKCSAVKHSKIKGVPKLDDANDAGGKNSSGCTLILTEGDSAKTLAVSGLSIVGRDRYGVFPLRGKMLNVREASHKQIMENAEINNIIKILGLQYRKNYSDPESLKTLRYGRLMIMTDQDQDGSHIKGLLINFIHHNWPSLLRHNFLEEFITPIIKVSNKKEELSFYSIPEFTEWKENHPNFRSWKIKYYKGLGTSTSKEAKEYFSDMERHRIPFKYSGPADDDAITLAFSKKMVEQRKEWLTSFMVDRRQRREHNLPEDYLYGQATKFLSYNEFVNKELVLFSNSDNERSLPCLVDGLKPGQRKVLFCCLKRNDKREVKVAQLAGSVAEMSAYHHGEMSLMMTIIGLAQNFVGSNNLNLLQPLGQFGTRLHGGKDSASPRYIFTMLSPLARLLFPAVDDNLLKYNYDDNLRVEPEWYIPILPTILVNGAEGIGTGWSSRIPNYDVREIVSNIHRMLNGEDPLPMLPNYKNFNGTIEEVMTNQYMISGEVAIIDSTTIEISELPVKTWTQTYKENVLEVMLNGTEKVPALITDYKEYHTDTTVRFVVKMTEQRLQEAEAAGLHKVFKLQAPMTCHSMVLFDHVGGLKKYETVQDILKDFFELRLKYYVLRKDWLVGMLEAESCKFSNQARFILEKIQGTLVIENKPKKELIRMLQEMGFDSDPVKSWKQAQEKSSEVDESSEGEEEKEQDASGPDYHYLLNMPMWYLTKEKKEELCKQRDAKLTELNTLKRKSPSDLWKEDLATFTEELDRVEVMEKESAALPVKQVKGKSGRAKVVKVKEETLPTPQGRRVVPRVTSAMKADATKKADVKKGRKPKAGVVKKMEFGEEGEVNNDTDSSETDLAVRLAKKTNKAPAKEKVSKSIKQTTLQFKPVTKQKKNPWSDSDSGSELEAMDVAPREKLERKTKANVKLSLSSSEDESGDQDKTAVSDSSDGEFVPTPQAAAESEPDTPPARLPTKVPAKKIPKKADKFLISLSSDEEGAHVSSKPPAKSKVGKEGTKKLPTASKKQQSDTKQISIFDALTKPASKGTSKAAPKKRTVAMSSDSESSSLPTKQEPATKSQANRKRKPAVDSEDSGSSDDLKSRIKRKVTAAKKTKKLDDDSFLLSDSEQEVEVAPRSKTSRSKKTVNYIIDSDSDEDF
- the top2a gene encoding DNA topoisomerase 2-alpha isoform X2; this encodes MSSEAGGPLKALFENKVVNKTKKDDKRLSVERIYQKKTQLEHILLRPDTYIGSVEPVTQQMWVFDEDIGMNCRDVCFVPGLYKIFDEILVNAADNKQRDKTMSCIKVNIDPENNTISVWNNGKGIPVVEHKVEKVYVPALIFGQLLTSSNYDDDQKKVTGGRNGYGAKLCNIFSTKFTVETACRDSKKSFKQTWYDNMGRAGETKIKPFDGEEFTCITFQPDLSKFKMQILDKDTVALMTRRAYDVAGSSKGVKVFLNGKKLPVTGFRSYVDLYLKNKVDELGSPLTVVHEMVNERWEVCLTMSEKGFQQVSFVNSIATTKGGRHIDYVVDQVVTKLIEVVKKKNKAGVAVKPFQVKNHIWLFVNCLIENPTFDSQTKENMTLQQKTFGSTCPLSVKFFKSATNCGIVESIMNWVKFKAQTQLNKKCSAVKHSKIKGVPKLDDANDAGGKNSSGCTLILTEGDSAKTLAVSGLSIVGRDRYGVFPLRGKMLNVREASHKQIMENAEINNIIKILGLQYRKNYSDPESLKTLRYGRLMIMTDQDQDGSHIKGLLINFIHHNWPSLLRHNFLEEFITPIIKVSNKKEELSFYSIPEFTEWKENHPNFRSWKIKYYKGLGTSTSKEAKEYFSDMERHRIPFKYSGPADDDAITLAFSKKMVEQRKEWLTSFMVDRRQRREHNLPEDYLYGQATKFLSYNEFVNKELVLFSNSDNERSLPCLVDGLKPGQRKVLFCCLKRNDKREVKVAQLAGSVAEMSAYHHGEMSLMMTIIGLAQNFVGSNNLNLLQPLGQFGTRLHGGKDSASPRYIFTMLSPLARLLFPAVDDNLLKYNYDDNLRVEPEWYIPILPTILVNGAEGIGTGWSSRIPNYDVREIVSNIHRMLNGEDPLPMLPNYKNFNGTIEEVMTNQYMISGEVAIIDSTTIEISELPVKTWTQTYKENVLEVMLNGTEKVPALITDYKEYHTDTTVRFVVKMTEQRLQEAEAAGLHKVFKLQAPMTCHSMVLFDHVGGLKKYETVQDILKDFFELRLKYYVLRKDWLVGMLEAESCKFSNQARFILEKIQGTLVIENKPKKELIRMLQEMGFDSDPVKSWKQAQEKSSEVDESSEGEEEKEQDASGPDYHYLLNMPMWYLTKEKKEELCKQRDAKLTELNTLKRKSPSDLWKEDLATFTEELDRVEVMEKESAALPVKQVKGKSGRAKVVKVKEETLPTPQGRRVVPRVTSAMKADATKKADVKKGRKPKAGVVKKMEFGEEVSKSIKQTTLQFKPVTKQKKNPWSDSDSGSELEAMDVAPREKLERKTKANVKLSLSSSEDESGDQDKTAVSDSSDGEFVPTPQAAAESEPDTPPARLPTKVPAKKIPKKADKFLISLSSDEEGAHVSSKPPAKSKVGKEGTKKLPTASKKQQSDTKQISIFDALTKPASKGTSKAAPKKRTVAMSSDSESSSLPTKQEPATKSQANRKRKPAVDSEDSGSSDDLKSRIKRKVTAAKKTKKLDDDSFLLSDSEQEVEVAPRSKTSRSKKTVNYIIDSDSDEDF